Proteins co-encoded in one Acipenser ruthenus chromosome 3, fAciRut3.2 maternal haplotype, whole genome shotgun sequence genomic window:
- the LOC117435700 gene encoding transmembrane protein 170B, whose translation MKDYSINLSVQQVLSLWVHGTVLEHFTEMWYWVFLWALFSSLFVHGAVGLLMLVMMQRHKQGRLISFILVSVGFLASGTGGMITSAAVAGVYRVAGKNMAPLEALVFGVGQTVLAVIISISRILATL comes from the exons ATGAAGGATTACTCTATCAACCTTTCCGTGCAGCAAGTCCTCAGCCTGTGGGTCCACGGGACCGTCCTCGAGCACTTCACAG AGATGTGGTACTGGGTGTTCCTGTGGGCTCTCTTCTCCTCACTGTTCGTCCACGGGGCAGTTGGGCTCCTCATGCTCGTCATGATGCAGAGACACAAGCAAGGGAGGCTCATCAGCTTCATTCTGGTCAGCGTTGGATTCCTGGCCTCTGGCACTGGGGGAATGATAACCA GTGCAGCAGTGGCGGGTGTGTACCGGGTTGCAGGCAAGAACATGGCCCCCTTGGAAGCCTTGGTGTTTGGGGTGGGACAGACCGTGCTCGCTGTCATCATCTCAATCTCAAGGATTCTCGCCACACTTTGA